A single genomic interval of Longimicrobium sp. harbors:
- a CDS encoding putative ABC exporter domain-containing protein, whose translation MNPGLRYLARAGFRGVLRRTGRRMRTARGFLTTVFGFLLMTALVGSQVVALVLDESPTSPGDAAAGFTLVLMALLGWAVVNSEAPFFWPAEVQHLFAAPVGRRELLAYQLASRAWLQLLSGLWVGTIGMRSAPLPAAALSTAILAITFINVAGLLAALAKMAVAQRAPGAVKALKPAFYAGAAALVVLLYLRARAVGLGDAMGEVLASAPLRALSLPLQPFARAFAAEGLVELVLWSAASMGVIAVTFSAAALLPVDFREASLSLSARKVAQWQRVRGRGGRVTHRRIPVPSFGFLGTAAPLARRHVYELGRAPRPLLGLAFSAGLAFFYSIVLPWTSDYASTPRPLGVALVVMVAVFAMFGSGSLNLDFRRDAERIPFLRSLPLRPGAVAVAQVFTPAAILTLASLLLLVGTAISVRWHVRPMMLILAMLLAGPISWICVGLENWLFLLFPTRVTPAGTEQNSFSGRLFLKMLSKFMLLTVVVGAALLAAVPGRMLAGRAGGVSASVLVVLAACWVTTWMVARAFHGFDLAVDNPD comes from the coding sequence ATGAACCCTGGCCTCCGGTACCTGGCGCGGGCCGGCTTCCGGGGTGTCCTTCGCCGGACGGGGCGGCGGATGCGCACCGCGCGCGGCTTTCTCACCACCGTGTTCGGCTTTTTGCTGATGACTGCCCTCGTCGGCAGCCAGGTGGTCGCGCTGGTGCTGGACGAGAGCCCCACCTCGCCCGGGGACGCGGCGGCCGGGTTCACCCTGGTGCTGATGGCGCTTCTGGGGTGGGCGGTGGTGAATTCCGAGGCGCCGTTCTTCTGGCCGGCCGAGGTGCAGCACCTGTTTGCCGCCCCGGTGGGCCGGCGCGAGCTGCTGGCGTACCAGCTCGCCAGCCGCGCCTGGCTGCAGCTGCTCTCCGGGCTGTGGGTGGGGACCATCGGAATGCGGAGCGCGCCGTTGCCGGCGGCGGCGCTCTCTACCGCAATCCTGGCGATCACCTTCATCAACGTGGCGGGGCTGCTGGCCGCGCTGGCGAAGATGGCCGTGGCGCAGCGCGCGCCTGGCGCGGTAAAGGCGCTCAAGCCCGCGTTCTACGCCGGCGCGGCGGCGCTCGTCGTTCTGCTGTACCTCCGCGCCCGCGCCGTGGGCCTGGGCGACGCCATGGGCGAAGTGCTGGCGTCGGCGCCGCTGCGGGCGTTGTCGCTGCCGCTGCAGCCGTTCGCCCGCGCGTTCGCGGCGGAAGGGCTGGTGGAGCTGGTCCTCTGGTCCGCCGCCTCTATGGGCGTGATCGCCGTCACCTTCAGCGCGGCGGCGCTGCTGCCGGTGGATTTTCGCGAGGCTTCGCTTTCGCTCAGCGCGCGCAAGGTGGCGCAGTGGCAGCGGGTGCGCGGTCGCGGGGGACGGGTCACCCACCGCCGCATCCCCGTGCCCTCGTTCGGGTTCCTGGGCACCGCGGCACCCCTGGCGCGCCGGCACGTGTACGAGCTGGGCCGCGCGCCCCGGCCGCTGCTGGGACTGGCGTTCTCCGCCGGGCTGGCGTTCTTTTACAGCATCGTCCTGCCGTGGACGAGCGACTACGCGTCCACCCCGCGTCCGCTGGGGGTCGCCCTGGTGGTGATGGTGGCCGTGTTCGCCATGTTTGGAAGCGGCTCGCTGAACCTGGACTTCCGCCGCGACGCCGAGCGCATCCCTTTCCTGCGCTCGCTGCCGCTGCGGCCGGGGGCGGTGGCCGTCGCGCAGGTGTTCACCCCCGCGGCGATCCTGACGCTGGCCAGCCTGCTCCTGCTGGTGGGCACGGCAATCTCGGTGCGGTGGCACGTCCGCCCGATGATGCTGATCCTGGCCATGCTGCTGGCAGGGCCCATCTCGTGGATTTGCGTGGGGCTGGAGAACTGGCTCTTCCTGCTGTTCCCCACCCGGGTGACGCCGGCCGGCACGGAGCAGAACTCGTTTTCGGGACGCCTGTTCCTGAAGATGCTCAGCAAGTTCATGCTGCTGACAGTCGTCGTGGGCGCGGCGCTGCTCGCGGCGGTGCCCGGACGGATGCTGGCGGGCCGCGCGGGCGGCGTATCCGCCTCGGTGCTGGTGGTTCTGGCGGCCTGCTGGGTTACCACCTGGATGGTGGCCCGCGCGTTCCACGGCTTCGACCTGGCCGTCGACAACCCCGACTGA
- a CDS encoding ABC transporter ATP-binding protein — protein MIDVQQLRKVYDGRVAVADLSFQVRGGEILGLVGPNGAGKTTTLRAICGIHPPTSGHVSIGGFHVERQAMEAKRRLALIPDEPHLFASLTVWEHLDFTARVYGVRDWHPAAERLLAELELADRRDSMADELSRGMRQKVAVACALLHDPAALLLDEPLTGLDPRGIRTLYDTLRRRAAAGAAVVLSSHLLGQIEGLCTSFLILRQGQLLFHGSRDELRERYAVELGPGASLEDIFFYVTEDYLPPPAAPE, from the coding sequence ATGATCGACGTCCAGCAGCTTCGCAAGGTGTACGACGGCCGCGTGGCCGTCGCCGATCTCAGCTTCCAGGTGCGGGGCGGAGAGATCCTGGGCCTCGTGGGGCCGAACGGGGCGGGGAAGACCACGACCCTTCGCGCCATCTGCGGCATCCATCCTCCGACGAGCGGCCACGTCTCCATCGGCGGGTTCCACGTGGAGCGGCAGGCGATGGAAGCCAAGCGCCGCCTGGCCCTGATCCCCGACGAGCCCCACCTGTTCGCCAGCCTGACGGTGTGGGAGCACCTGGACTTCACCGCCCGCGTGTACGGCGTCCGCGACTGGCACCCCGCGGCCGAGCGGCTGCTGGCCGAGCTGGAGCTGGCGGACCGCCGCGACAGCATGGCCGACGAGCTTTCGCGCGGCATGCGGCAGAAGGTGGCCGTCGCCTGCGCGCTCCTTCACGATCCCGCCGCCCTGCTGCTGGACGAGCCGCTGACCGGGCTGGACCCGCGCGGCATCCGCACCCTGTACGACACCCTGCGCAGGCGCGCGGCGGCGGGCGCGGCGGTGGTGCTGTCGTCGCACCTGCTGGGGCAGATCGAGGGATTGTGCACCTCGTTCCTCATCCTGCGGCAGGGGCAGCTGCTCTTCCACGGCTCGCGCGACGAGCTGCGCGAGCGGTACGCGGTCGAGCTGGGGCCGGGCGCTTCCCTGGAAGACATCTTCTTCTACGTTACCGAGGACTACCTGCCCCCGCCCGCGGCGCCGGAATGA
- a CDS encoding M20/M25/M40 family metallo-hydrolase yields MPLIRRLHALNAVVLLSVSACAPAAGPEPAPVQQQAPVRAGTVREDDVRRALYDLAADSMEGRGTGTRGGMRAAVYLAARLQALGVQPAGDFGYFQTVPVAADGPGGRLRLATADELARLRPEQVRQAFNVVARVPGTDPSLGGEAVIVGAHYDHVGIGRAVDGDSIYNGADDDASGTVAVLEVARALAKAPPRRTVILFFATGEEVGMLGTRHYLREPVVPLDSTVAGLFVEMIGRPDSLAGGHGRGWLTGFDRSTMGALLSAAGVPIVVDPRPAQNFFERSDNTPFARMGVPAHVLSSFGIHRDYHQPSDEPETLDYAHMTRVIDAAIHAVRTLADGARPQWNPGGRPAAR; encoded by the coding sequence ATGCCCCTCATCCGCCGTCTTCACGCGCTCAACGCCGTAGTCCTGCTCTCGGTGTCCGCGTGTGCCCCCGCCGCGGGGCCCGAACCCGCGCCCGTGCAGCAGCAGGCGCCGGTGCGCGCGGGCACGGTGCGGGAAGATGATGTGCGGCGTGCGCTGTACGACCTGGCCGCGGACAGCATGGAGGGGCGCGGCACCGGCACGCGGGGCGGAATGCGCGCGGCCGTCTACCTCGCCGCGCGGCTGCAGGCGCTGGGCGTGCAGCCCGCGGGGGACTTCGGGTACTTTCAAACGGTGCCCGTGGCCGCGGACGGGCCCGGCGGCCGGCTGCGGCTGGCCACCGCCGACGAGCTGGCGCGCCTGCGCCCCGAGCAGGTGCGGCAGGCATTCAACGTCGTCGCGCGGGTGCCGGGGACGGACCCGTCGCTGGGGGGCGAGGCCGTCATCGTGGGCGCCCACTACGACCACGTGGGCATCGGGCGGGCGGTGGATGGGGACAGCATCTACAACGGCGCGGACGACGATGCCAGCGGCACCGTGGCCGTGCTCGAGGTGGCGCGCGCCCTGGCGAAGGCGCCGCCCCGGCGCACCGTCATCCTCTTCTTCGCCACCGGCGAGGAGGTGGGAATGCTGGGAACGCGGCACTACCTGCGCGAGCCCGTCGTGCCGCTGGACAGCACCGTCGCGGGGCTGTTCGTGGAGATGATCGGCCGGCCGGACTCGCTGGCTGGCGGCCACGGCCGCGGCTGGCTGACGGGGTTCGACCGTTCCACCATGGGCGCACTGCTCTCCGCCGCGGGAGTGCCCATCGTCGTAGATCCCCGGCCCGCGCAAAACTTCTTCGAGCGAAGCGACAACACGCCGTTCGCGCGGATGGGCGTGCCCGCCCACGTGCTGTCGTCGTTCGGCATCCATCGCGACTACCACCAGCCGAGCGACGAGCCCGAGACGCTGGACTACGCCCACATGACGCGCGTGATCGACGCCGCCATCCACGCCGTGCGCACCCTGGCGGATGGCGCGCGTCCCCAGTGGAATCCCGGCGGCCGCCCCGCCGCGCGATGA
- a CDS encoding YaiI/YqxD family protein, translating into MKLWIDADAAPRDVKEIVFRAAKRLEMQTVLVANQRMPVPPGNPFVTAVRVEGGPDVADLYIVEQAAPGDVAVTADIPLAAALVEKGVAVIDPRGDEFDAENVGERLAVRDFMDGLRGAGVETGGSRPYGPKDKQAFAGSLDRILTRALRRR; encoded by the coding sequence GTGAAGCTGTGGATCGATGCGGACGCCGCGCCGCGTGACGTAAAGGAGATCGTCTTTCGCGCCGCGAAGCGGCTGGAGATGCAGACGGTGCTGGTGGCCAACCAGCGGATGCCGGTGCCGCCGGGAAACCCGTTCGTCACCGCGGTGCGGGTGGAGGGCGGCCCCGACGTGGCGGACCTGTACATCGTGGAGCAGGCCGCGCCCGGCGACGTGGCGGTCACGGCCGACATTCCGCTCGCGGCCGCGCTGGTGGAAAAGGGAGTCGCGGTGATCGACCCGCGCGGCGACGAGTTCGACGCCGAGAACGTGGGCGAGCGGCTGGCGGTGCGCGACTTCATGGACGGGCTTCGTGGCGCGGGGGTGGAAACCGGCGGCTCGCGCCCGTACGGGCCCAAGGACAAGCAGGCGTTCGCCGGCTCGCTGGACCGCATTCTCACCCGCGCGCTGCGCAGGCGCTGA
- a CDS encoding pyridoxal phosphate-dependent aminotransferase: protein MTDGRVSAMAAGLVGSEILKIAGDIRAMVAQGETICNLTVGDFSPAEFRIPGYLEREIVQALSAGETNYPPSDGVMPLRKAVADFFERWLGLEYGVDSVLITGGSRPGIFSVYSTLVDPGDVVVYPVPSWNNNHYVHISGARGLPVTCRAEDAFLPTRALLEEAVRGARLLALNSPLNPCGTAFTPEALGEICDMVLEENARRGPDERPLYVMYDQVYWMLTFGDTMHVNPVTLRPAMAAYTVFVDGISKSFAATGVRVGWTVAPVDVTQRMASVLAHVGAWAPRAEQLATARMIGATDEIVAYHREMKQGVEARLDALYAGIEGLRAAGFPVRAITPMGAIYLSAQFALHGWQTPEGEVLATNEQIRQYLLAAAGLAVVPFQAFGMKEDTGWMRLSVGATNLAEIEVMFGRLGTALKALSAPTGVRRMEGGPTAAASLP from the coding sequence ATGACGGACGGACGCGTTTCGGCGATGGCGGCGGGGCTGGTGGGCTCCGAGATCCTGAAGATCGCCGGGGACATCCGCGCCATGGTGGCGCAGGGCGAAACGATCTGCAACCTGACGGTGGGCGACTTTTCGCCCGCCGAGTTCCGCATTCCCGGCTATCTGGAGCGCGAGATCGTCCAGGCGCTGAGCGCGGGCGAAACGAACTACCCGCCCTCCGACGGGGTGATGCCGCTGCGCAAGGCGGTCGCCGACTTCTTCGAACGCTGGCTGGGGCTGGAGTACGGGGTAGACTCGGTGCTGATCACGGGCGGGTCGCGCCCGGGCATCTTTTCCGTCTACTCCACCCTGGTCGATCCGGGTGACGTCGTGGTGTACCCGGTGCCCTCGTGGAACAACAACCACTACGTGCACATCTCCGGCGCGCGCGGGCTGCCCGTCACCTGCCGCGCCGAGGACGCCTTCCTCCCCACCCGCGCGCTGCTGGAAGAGGCGGTGCGCGGCGCGCGGCTGCTGGCGCTCAACTCGCCGCTGAACCCGTGCGGCACCGCGTTCACCCCCGAGGCGCTGGGGGAGATCTGCGACATGGTGCTGGAGGAGAACGCCCGCCGCGGCCCGGACGAGCGCCCGCTGTACGTGATGTACGACCAGGTGTACTGGATGCTGACCTTCGGCGACACCATGCACGTGAACCCGGTGACGCTGCGCCCCGCGATGGCCGCCTACACGGTGTTCGTGGACGGCATCAGCAAGTCGTTCGCGGCCACGGGCGTGCGGGTGGGATGGACGGTGGCCCCCGTAGACGTCACGCAGCGGATGGCGAGCGTGCTGGCCCACGTGGGCGCCTGGGCCCCGCGCGCCGAGCAGCTGGCGACCGCCAGGATGATCGGGGCCACCGACGAGATCGTGGCCTACCACCGCGAGATGAAGCAGGGCGTAGAGGCGCGCCTCGACGCCCTGTACGCGGGGATCGAAGGGCTTCGCGCCGCGGGCTTCCCCGTGCGCGCCATCACCCCCATGGGCGCCATCTACCTGAGCGCGCAGTTCGCCCTGCACGGCTGGCAGACGCCCGAGGGCGAGGTGCTGGCCACCAACGAGCAGATCCGCCAGTACCTGCTGGCGGCCGCCGGGCTGGCCGTGGTGCCCTTCCAGGCGTTCGGGATGAAGGAGGACACCGGCTGGATGCGCCTTTCCGTGGGCGCCACGAACCTGGCGGAGATCGAGGTGATGTTTGGACGGCTGGGAACCGCGCTGAAAGCCCTCTCCGCCCCCACCGGCGTGCGGCGGATGGAAGGCGGCCCCACGGCGGCCGCCTCCCTGCCCTGA
- a CDS encoding tetratricopeptide repeat protein, with translation MRISALFALALSVALAAPAAAQLPERPRLPRDADPNDWESYFARGEESFNQQLNTTAHASFYWASRLDPTRAEPIMAMWATFFAQDERLLIAYLNDHPPTLQRPDVIANDSLQMRAYARNPFVHRGVEMALYTRLRGRWDGPRAAFVDYARGEFLRAAERFGAAVRSNPGRNVRFRHYRALSFVGAEELDSAAVEIEALLETLRRIDAVRVTAYESKGMWEYALGRIYEAQGRRDAAREAFRRAVVEDLALYPAHAALARLEVQARNVEEALGHAATAVEAAPHDPVMHFEHGSALAAAGQHEAAAAAFRRATELEPYWAAPYLRLGAAHDDLGARDPALAAYRAYLERAPRRQANGIGVAERRIAELQQQR, from the coding sequence GTGAGAATCTCCGCACTTTTCGCCCTGGCGCTCTCCGTCGCGCTCGCCGCCCCTGCCGCCGCGCAGCTCCCGGAGCGCCCCCGCCTGCCCCGCGACGCCGACCCCAACGACTGGGAATCGTACTTTGCGCGGGGCGAGGAATCGTTCAACCAGCAGCTGAACACCACGGCGCACGCCTCGTTCTACTGGGCCTCGCGCCTGGACCCCACCCGCGCCGAGCCCATCATGGCCATGTGGGCCACGTTCTTCGCGCAGGATGAACGGCTGCTCATCGCCTACCTGAACGATCATCCCCCCACGCTGCAGCGGCCGGACGTGATCGCGAACGATTCGCTGCAGATGCGGGCGTACGCGCGCAACCCGTTCGTGCACCGCGGCGTCGAGATGGCGCTGTATACCCGGCTCAGAGGGCGGTGGGACGGGCCCAGGGCGGCGTTCGTGGACTACGCGCGCGGCGAGTTTCTGAGGGCGGCGGAGCGGTTCGGAGCCGCCGTACGTTCCAATCCCGGCCGCAACGTGCGATTCCGGCACTACCGCGCGCTCTCGTTCGTGGGCGCCGAGGAGCTGGACAGCGCCGCGGTGGAGATCGAGGCGCTGCTCGAGACGCTGCGGCGGATCGACGCCGTGCGCGTGACGGCGTACGAGAGCAAGGGGATGTGGGAGTACGCGCTGGGCCGCATCTACGAGGCACAGGGCCGTCGCGACGCGGCGCGGGAGGCGTTTCGTCGCGCGGTGGTGGAGGACTTGGCCCTGTACCCGGCGCACGCGGCCCTGGCGCGGCTGGAGGTGCAGGCGCGGAACGTGGAGGAGGCACTGGGCCACGCGGCCACCGCGGTCGAGGCCGCGCCTCACGACCCGGTGATGCACTTCGAGCACGGCAGCGCGCTCGCCGCCGCCGGCCAGCACGAGGCGGCCGCCGCGGCGTTCCGCCGCGCCACGGAGCTGGAGCCGTACTGGGCCGCCCCGTACCTGCGGCTGGGCGCCGCGCACGACGACCTGGGCGCCCGCGACCCGGCCCTGGCCGCGTACCGCGCCTACCTGGAGCGCGCCCCTCGCCGCCAGGCGAACGGCATCGGAGTCGCCGAGCGGCGGATCGCGGAACTCCAGCAGCAGCGCTGA
- a CDS encoding IPT/TIG domain-containing protein, which yields MQLTTTFRRYFPVVLALLLAACGDSGTATNNPTPGISTLEPNQVEQGDTISTLTVIGTDFVRSSVVRFNGSDRTTKFVSSTELHAKLVAADLANAGSAQVLVVNPQPGGGSSNVAQFIIRIRQNPAPSLVALSPAFATAGASPTTVTITGTGFVPESRVYVGNNERPRTYVSPTEMRFQLSDTLLATGGTLVVRVASPAPGGGVSPPLNFEVRFPVPVLASLGTAQTTAGQAGLTVRVNGTGFAPGSVVRVDGVAVATTFVSPTALDATLGEAHLRAAGTLTFTVFNGLPGGGTSGPLALTVVNGVPEVTLLPSRGASAGRSGFTLHVHGRGFVTGSVVRWNGVEVPTQYLASTRLAATIGADAVASPGTAQISVHTPAPGGGTSGTVAFTVRTVGAATVTSRRVVTVTARDLVYNPGTDRLYLSVRGGPASGANTVSEFNPATGALVRSAFVGSDPGRIVRSDDGQFLYVGVDGASAVRRVTLATLTPGMQWPLGGGEVAGDLEVAPGRPQTVAVSRQRPGYSPPLNGVTIYDDGQARPESSPGHTGGNRIEFLESASVLYGYNNAHTGFEFFTMAVDAAGVRHSHTTGGLVSGFYTDIFGEAGRIYGTNGAVVDAERRTRVGTIGGGTAITVDARLGRAFVLADGGIVVYDLNTFQQLGTVPVSGPSLDHPALLVSRLVRAGDDAMAFLDTDELYIIRSPLFGP from the coding sequence GTGCAACTCACGACCACGTTCCGGCGCTATTTCCCCGTGGTTCTCGCGCTGCTGCTCGCCGCCTGCGGCGACTCGGGAACCGCCACGAACAACCCCACGCCCGGAATCTCCACCCTGGAACCCAACCAGGTAGAGCAGGGCGACACGATATCCACCCTCACGGTGATCGGCACGGACTTCGTCCGCTCCTCCGTGGTGCGGTTCAACGGCAGCGACAGAACGACGAAGTTCGTCAGCAGCACGGAGCTGCACGCCAAGCTCGTGGCCGCCGACCTGGCGAACGCCGGGTCCGCGCAGGTCCTCGTGGTGAACCCCCAACCCGGGGGCGGCTCGTCCAACGTGGCGCAGTTCATCATCAGGATCCGGCAGAACCCGGCCCCCAGCCTCGTGGCGCTTTCGCCCGCGTTCGCCACGGCGGGGGCCTCCCCCACGACGGTGACCATCACCGGCACCGGGTTCGTGCCAGAGTCGCGGGTATACGTGGGCAACAACGAGCGGCCCCGCACGTACGTGTCGCCAACGGAGATGCGGTTTCAGCTCAGCGACACGCTGCTGGCGACCGGCGGCACCCTGGTCGTCCGGGTGGCCAGCCCCGCCCCGGGCGGGGGGGTGTCGCCGCCGCTGAACTTCGAGGTGCGCTTCCCGGTCCCCGTCCTGGCGTCGCTGGGCACCGCCCAGACCACGGCGGGGCAGGCCGGGCTCACCGTTCGCGTGAACGGCACGGGCTTCGCTCCCGGCTCGGTGGTACGGGTCGACGGCGTGGCCGTCGCCACCACGTTCGTGAGTCCGACCGCGCTGGACGCCACCCTGGGGGAAGCCCACCTCCGCGCTGCGGGCACCCTGACGTTCACCGTATTCAACGGCCTCCCGGGCGGCGGCACCTCGGGGCCGCTCGCACTGACGGTGGTCAACGGCGTGCCCGAGGTGACGCTGCTTCCCTCGCGCGGGGCGAGCGCGGGGCGTTCGGGGTTCACCCTCCACGTGCACGGGCGCGGCTTCGTCACCGGCTCGGTGGTCCGCTGGAATGGCGTCGAGGTTCCCACCCAGTACCTGGCCAGCACCCGGCTGGCGGCCACCATCGGCGCCGACGCCGTCGCGTCGCCCGGCACCGCGCAGATCTCGGTGCACACCCCGGCACCGGGAGGCGGCACTTCGGGCACGGTGGCGTTCACGGTGCGCACCGTGGGCGCGGCCACCGTAACCAGCCGCCGGGTGGTGACCGTGACCGCGCGCGACCTGGTGTACAACCCCGGCACCGACCGGCTCTACCTTTCCGTCCGCGGCGGCCCGGCGAGCGGCGCCAACACGGTGAGCGAGTTCAACCCCGCGACGGGGGCGCTGGTCCGTTCCGCGTTCGTCGGCAGCGACCCGGGGCGCATCGTCCGTTCCGATGACGGGCAGTTCCTGTACGTGGGCGTGGACGGGGCCAGCGCGGTGCGGCGGGTGACGCTTGCCACCCTGACGCCGGGGATGCAGTGGCCGCTGGGTGGCGGCGAGGTGGCGGGCGACCTGGAGGTGGCTCCGGGGCGGCCCCAAACCGTCGCGGTGTCGCGCCAGCGCCCGGGGTACAGCCCGCCGCTGAACGGCGTGACCATCTACGACGACGGGCAGGCACGTCCGGAGTCGTCGCCGGGGCACACGGGCGGCAACCGCATCGAGTTCCTGGAATCGGCGTCGGTGCTGTACGGCTACAACAACGCGCACACCGGCTTCGAGTTCTTCACCATGGCAGTGGATGCCGCGGGGGTGCGCCACTCCCACACCACCGGCGGCCTGGTGTCCGGCTTCTACACCGACATCTTCGGCGAAGCGGGCCGCATCTACGGCACCAACGGCGCCGTGGTCGACGCCGAGCGCCGGACGCGCGTGGGGACGATCGGCGGCGGCACCGCGATCACGGTGGATGCCCGGCTCGGCAGGGCGTTCGTGCTGGCCGACGGCGGGATCGTCGTCTACGACCTGAACACCTTCCAGCAGCTGGGAACCGTTCCCGTCTCCGGACCCTCGCTCGACCATCCCGCGCTGCTCGTCAGCCGGCTGGTGCGTGCGGGCGACGACGCCATGGCGTTCCTGGACACGGACGAGCTGTACATCATCCGCAGCCCGCTCTTCGGGCCGTGA
- a CDS encoding PP2C family serine/threonine-protein phosphatase translates to MKLAWKAAGGTDVGRMRRGNEDTFVVDSERGLFLVADGMGGHAAGEIASALAAEAVGGALREGIDRGLQADELAQVMVESFGAADRAIGEHVEAHPATHGMGTTTTACVLCTDGTYRIGHVGDSRAYLLRGDALAQVTKDHTWVQREVDEGRLTPAGARRHRLSHILTRALGTGPFDVPPDLLGGELRPGDLLMLCSDGLTGMLSDRQLGRILSIPSTPEEHVERLIRAANARGGRDNITAVVVEILPATDAAPENG, encoded by the coding sequence GTGAAGCTTGCCTGGAAGGCGGCCGGCGGCACCGACGTGGGGCGGATGCGCCGGGGCAACGAAGACACCTTCGTGGTGGATTCCGAGCGCGGCCTGTTCCTGGTGGCCGACGGCATGGGCGGCCACGCGGCGGGAGAGATCGCCAGCGCCCTGGCCGCCGAGGCGGTGGGCGGGGCGCTGCGCGAGGGCATCGACCGCGGCCTGCAGGCCGACGAGCTGGCGCAGGTGATGGTGGAGTCGTTCGGGGCGGCCGACCGGGCCATCGGCGAGCACGTGGAGGCCCACCCCGCCACCCACGGAATGGGCACCACCACCACGGCGTGCGTGCTGTGCACCGACGGCACCTACCGCATCGGCCACGTGGGCGACAGCCGCGCCTACCTGCTGCGCGGCGATGCGCTGGCCCAGGTGACCAAAGACCACACCTGGGTGCAGCGCGAGGTCGACGAGGGCCGGCTGACGCCAGCGGGGGCGCGCCGGCACCGGCTGTCGCACATCCTTACCCGCGCGCTGGGCACCGGCCCGTTCGACGTGCCGCCCGACCTGCTGGGGGGAGAGCTGCGCCCCGGCGACCTGCTGATGCTGTGCTCCGATGGGCTGACGGGTATGCTCAGCGACCGGCAGCTGGGACGCATCCTGTCCATCCCCTCCACCCCCGAAGAGCACGTCGAACGGCTGATCCGCGCGGCCAACGCCCGCGGCGGCCGCGACAACATCACCGCCGTCGTCGTGGAGATCCTCCCGGCGACGGACGCCGCGCCGGAGAACGGCTAG
- a CDS encoding FHA domain-containing protein: MANVVPSGRPGPLASLALMAGPRYGEELPVPAPVVVLGRAAACDVVIDDDSVSAQHARLEFDTGAWRLTDLGSTNGTAVEGVKLAPQLPTPLPYGSTVRLGGVQLQFREVEAVDLQAAAAGYVAPEKPRTLREERTGPRFPVWLLLVILVIAVVVGILVYMNVAAPTAVGGLPAGLPVLALAFP; encoded by the coding sequence ATGGCCAACGTTGTCCCGTCCGGGCGTCCGGGCCCGCTCGCCAGCCTGGCCCTGATGGCCGGCCCGCGCTACGGCGAGGAACTGCCGGTTCCCGCGCCCGTCGTCGTGCTGGGCCGCGCCGCCGCCTGCGACGTGGTGATCGACGACGACTCCGTTTCGGCCCAGCACGCGCGGCTGGAGTTCGACACCGGCGCCTGGCGCCTCACCGACCTGGGCTCCACCAACGGCACGGCCGTCGAGGGGGTGAAGCTGGCCCCCCAGCTTCCCACCCCGCTGCCGTACGGCTCCACCGTGCGCCTGGGCGGCGTGCAGCTGCAGTTCCGCGAGGTGGAGGCGGTAGACCTGCAGGCCGCGGCCGCCGGGTACGTGGCCCCCGAAAAGCCCCGCACGCTGCGCGAAGAGCGCACCGGCCCGCGCTTCCCGGTGTGGCTGCTGCTGGTGATCCTGGTGATCGCGGTGGTCGTAGGCATCCTGGTGTACATGAACGTGGCGGCGCCCACCGCGGTGGGCGGCCTCCCTGCCGGGCTTCCCGTGCTGGCGCTGGCCTTCCCGTGA